Part of the Lolium rigidum isolate FL_2022 chromosome 6, APGP_CSIRO_Lrig_0.1, whole genome shotgun sequence genome, TATATGCCAGTATCACTTCCAGTTCCATAACTTTAATCAGCATATATTGTGGAACAGGAGAGCAGGGCGGTGAGATTGACTTGATCAATAGGTTGGGGTCTCGTAATTAATACTAGCAGCACACACCAAGGAAGCTAGTGCTGGAACCTTTGAGTTTTCTTGGCGATGGATGGTAACGCACAGCGTGAGGGAGCAAACAATGGCAAGAGGCTGACTGTCACCATGGAGTTGGACACCCTTGACTGCCCCATCTGCTTTGAGCCCCTCAAGCCTCCGATATTCCAGGTAAATGCACTACGCCTATGAGCATATCGACTTGTCTTTGTACTCAAGATTTTATTTCATTTCTGATAAAGCTCACTGTGAGAGGTTTGATGAATATATCATTGGATGTAGTGCTACTTGGCAAGAAAATGTTTCCTGTGAACCCATAATATCTGTAGTAGCTGAAATTATGAAGGCGGATCTTTTCTATTCCAGTGTTCTGTGGGACATTTCCTATCATTTGTCTAATTCTGTAGTttatcaaaaacaaaagatatatGTACGTAGTTATTTTTGCAAGGACACAGTTAACCCCTTCTCTTCGAGTGTTCCGTGGGGCATTACATATCATTTCTGTATTTGTGTAGTTTATCAAAAACAAAAGATTTCTGTTAGAAGTTATCTTTACAAGGACGCAAATCAATCCTTTCTCTTCCAGTGTTCTTTGGGGCATTTCATATCATTTTGTggccttgtgtagttttcctgaAACAAAATATTGCTGTTAAAAGTTATCTTCACGAGGACCCAGCTAATCCTTTCTCTTGAACAGTGTTCCGTGGGGCATTTCCTATGCTCGTCATGCCGTAGCAAGTACCTGGACAacaagtgccacatatgctcTGCCAGAACTACCTTCACCCGCTGCTTTGGGATGGAACATGTCGTGCAGTCAGTCAAGGTTCCTTGCACCAATGCCATGTACGGATGCACCAAGTACGTCACTTACTACCAGAAAGTAGAACACGAGAAGGCGTGCGCTCCTTGGGTGTGCGCTGCTTGGGGGTGCTTCTGCCCAGTGCCCTCCTGTACCTTCCTTGGGCCAACGGATTCGCTTGTGTACCATTTAACCACTGATCATGAGATTCCATCTACAACCCTCCCAGATTCTGACACGGTCTCTCTCCAGTTACAGCTGGGCTTACATGTTCTGGAATGCAACAGGACCGACTATTTTTTCCTGCTCAAGATGTCATTGGTGGCTACTGGACATGCTATCTCAATCATCTGCGTCCAACCTAGCACTACGGAACCCAAGTTCACATGTAATATGAACTACGACTGCTCCGCgactggtttttgtgaaagttcaAGTTGCCATATCAGAAGCTCTTCATTGTATGATGGATTCCCGGAGGGCTTTGACTTAATTCTGCCCAAGGGAAAGATCCCTGATGATCGAAACGGTATCTTACTCGGAATCACCATCCATCAAGCTTTAAGTGTCAGCAGAGCCAGTCTCCAAGGAAAGGGCCCGACTCCTGCTCCTCAAGGAAAGGTTATAGCCTTTGCTCTTCAGCGTAAACTTCGTATTCATTGTTCTGATTCATAATATATCTGTGTATTCCAGAGGTGTAGCGTGTTGCTGTTATCATGCCTGGGTTTCAGCTTTCTGTTTCCAGGATATATGTTGAGTCTACGATCTTAAGTATGGTAGTTGTTTCAACAATGCATGTTTTGGTGTTCGGAACTCAACTTGTGACGCAGTCCATGACCTGCTATAAAGTTGTATATTAAGTTTAAGTTTAGTACTTTTCTGTGCTTTTGTTACGTGACTAATGAGTATGAACCAGTAACTTGTAGTCATCCTGTTTTACACTTCTTGCACGATAACCTTAATGCATTCTCTTTCATTTCTCTGTACATACATGAGACCCAAAAGTTGTAGGTGAAATGTTTTCTTGaatcataagaatgttttatgtagtTCTATGCGCAAAGAACAAGCTGTAGTTCTATACGCAAATAACAAGCTGTATATATCAGTGATGCCGCTGGGCATCATAACTAAGTATGCAACTATGTGATGACAGATAAGTTGTTACACGTTACCATGTCTACCCTTTTAACAACTTGGCCATTGCATTCTACTGTTTCAAGTTAGAATCAGGTGAAATGGATTACTTGTATCTGTATACTTGGGCATAGATTAGACTTATGGCAGATAAGATCTCATCTGTTTTTGAATAAGTACCATA contains:
- the LOC124661388 gene encoding E3 ubiquitin-protein ligase SINA-like 7, encoding MDGNAQREGANNGKRLTVTMELDTLDCPICFEPLKPPIFQCSVGHFLCSSCRSKYLDNKCHICSARTTFTRCFGMEHVVQSVKVPCTNAMYGCTKYVTYYQKVEHEKACAPWVCAAWGCFCPVPSCTFLGPTDSLVYHLTTDHEIPSTTLPDSDTVSLQLQLGLHVLECNRTDYFFLLKMSLVATGHAISIICVQPSTTEPKFTCNMNYDCSATGFCESSSCHIRSSSLYDGFPEGFDLILPKGKIPDDRNGILLGITIHQALSVSRASLQGKGPTPAPQGKVIAFALQRKLRIHCSDS